A region from the Salvelinus fontinalis isolate EN_2023a chromosome 23, ASM2944872v1, whole genome shotgun sequence genome encodes:
- the LOC129821223 gene encoding muscleblind-like protein 2a isoform X5 translates to MALNISSIRDTKWLTLEVCRQFQRGTCSRSDEECKFAHPPKSCQVENGRVIACFDSLKGRCSRENCKYLHPPSHLKTQLEINGRNNLIQQKTAAAMLAQQMHFMIPGTSMQPVVSYSYSVPTFNMNQGLGTSPGLSYSPYLTPMTSMSHGMSLMPTEMLPSTPVMVPGSPGVTVQSSNSSSSSPSQKLLRTDKLEVCREFQRGNCARGETDCRFAHPSDSPMIDTSDNTVTVCMDYIKSRCSREKCKYFHPPAHLQAKIKASQHQVNQSAVAAQAAAAAMTQSTAKAMKRPLEATVDLAFPHGCLQPLPKRQALEKSNGASSFFNPSMLHYQQALANAQLQQTSAFYPAGRYISASRLHHPVPMMYSATPATVSAATTPATSVPYAATAPANQIILK, encoded by the exons ATGGCTCTGAATATATCTTCGATAAGAGACACAAAATGGCTGACGTTGGAAGTTTGTCGGCAGTTTCAGAGAGGAACTTGCTCACGGAGTGATGAGGAATGCAAATTTGCACACCCACCAAAGAGCTGCCAGGTTGAAAACGGAAGAGTTATTGCCTGCTTTGACTCGCTAAAG GGTCGCTGTTCAAGAGAAAACTGTAAGTACCTTCATCCACCTTCGCATTTAAAAACCCAGCTAGAGATTAACGGACGCAACAACCTCATCCAGCAGAAGACGGCAGCAGCCATGCTGGCCCAGCAGATGCACTTCATGATCCCAGGCACGAGCATGCAGCCTGTAGTAAGTTACTCATATTCAGTA CCTACGTTCAATATGAACCAGGGGCTTGGTACAAGCCCTGGTCTCAGCTACTCTCCATATCTTACACCCATGACCTCTATGAGCCATGGGATGAGCCTGATGCCCACCGAGATGCTCCCCAGTACCCCAGTGATGGTCCCTGGAAGCCCCGGTGTCACAGTCCAGAGCTCCAACtcgtcctcctcttccccctcacaGAAGCTGCTGCGCACCGACAAACTGGAG GTGTGTCGCGAGTTCCAGCGGGGGAACTGTGCGCGAGGCGAGACTGACTGCCGCTTCGCCCACCCCAGCGACAGCCCCATGATCGACACCAGCGACAACACAGTCACCGTCTGCATGGACTACATCAAGTCGCGCTGCTCCAGGGAGAAGTGCAAGTACTTCCACCCCCCTGCTCACTTACAGGCCAAAATCAAAGCCTCTCAACACCAGGTCAACCAATCGGCCGTGGCAGCCCAGGCAGCAGCTGCAGCCATG ACTCAGTCGACTGCCAAAGCAATGAAGCGACCCCTCGAGGCAACTGTAGACCTG GCGTTCCCCCATGGCTGCCTGCAGCCCCTACCAAAGAGACAAGCACTGGAGAAGAGCAACGGGGCCAGCTCCTTCTTCAACCCCAGTATGTTGCACTACCAGCAGGCTCTGGCCAATGCACAGCTCCAGCAGACGTCTGCGTTCTATCCCGCAG GCAGATATATCAGTGCTTCCAGATTACATCATCCAG TACCCATGATGTACAGTGCTACGCCTGCTACTGTCTCTGCAGCAACTACTCCTGCCACAAGTGTCCCCTACGCAGCAACAGCACCAGCCAATCAG ATCATCCTAAAGTAA
- the LOC129821223 gene encoding muscleblind-like protein 2a isoform X14 translates to MALNISSIRDTKWLTLEVCRQFQRGTCSRSDEECKFAHPPKSCQVENGRVIACFDSLKGRCSRENCKYLHPPSHLKTQLEINGRNNLIQQKTAAAMLAQQMHFMIPGTSMQPVPTFNMNQGLGTSPGLSYSPYLTPMTSMSHGMSLMPTEMLPSTPVMVPGSPGVTVQSSNSSSSSPSQKLLRTDKLEVCREFQRGNCARGETDCRFAHPSDSPMIDTSDNTVTVCMDYIKSRCSREKCKYFHPPAHLQAKIKASQHQVNQSAVAAQAAAAAMTQSTAKAMKRPLEATVDLAFPHGCLQPLPKRQALEKSNGASSFFNPSMLHYQQALANAQLQQTSAFYPAVPMMYSATPATVSAATTPATSVPYAATAPANQIILK, encoded by the exons ATGGCTCTGAATATATCTTCGATAAGAGACACAAAATGGCTGACGTTGGAAGTTTGTCGGCAGTTTCAGAGAGGAACTTGCTCACGGAGTGATGAGGAATGCAAATTTGCACACCCACCAAAGAGCTGCCAGGTTGAAAACGGAAGAGTTATTGCCTGCTTTGACTCGCTAAAG GGTCGCTGTTCAAGAGAAAACTGTAAGTACCTTCATCCACCTTCGCATTTAAAAACCCAGCTAGAGATTAACGGACGCAACAACCTCATCCAGCAGAAGACGGCAGCAGCCATGCTGGCCCAGCAGATGCACTTCATGATCCCAGGCACGAGCATGCAGCCTGTA CCTACGTTCAATATGAACCAGGGGCTTGGTACAAGCCCTGGTCTCAGCTACTCTCCATATCTTACACCCATGACCTCTATGAGCCATGGGATGAGCCTGATGCCCACCGAGATGCTCCCCAGTACCCCAGTGATGGTCCCTGGAAGCCCCGGTGTCACAGTCCAGAGCTCCAACtcgtcctcctcttccccctcacaGAAGCTGCTGCGCACCGACAAACTGGAG GTGTGTCGCGAGTTCCAGCGGGGGAACTGTGCGCGAGGCGAGACTGACTGCCGCTTCGCCCACCCCAGCGACAGCCCCATGATCGACACCAGCGACAACACAGTCACCGTCTGCATGGACTACATCAAGTCGCGCTGCTCCAGGGAGAAGTGCAAGTACTTCCACCCCCCTGCTCACTTACAGGCCAAAATCAAAGCCTCTCAACACCAGGTCAACCAATCGGCCGTGGCAGCCCAGGCAGCAGCTGCAGCCATG ACTCAGTCGACTGCCAAAGCAATGAAGCGACCCCTCGAGGCAACTGTAGACCTG GCGTTCCCCCATGGCTGCCTGCAGCCCCTACCAAAGAGACAAGCACTGGAGAAGAGCAACGGGGCCAGCTCCTTCTTCAACCCCAGTATGTTGCACTACCAGCAGGCTCTGGCCAATGCACAGCTCCAGCAGACGTCTGCGTTCTATCCCGCAG TACCCATGATGTACAGTGCTACGCCTGCTACTGTCTCTGCAGCAACTACTCCTGCCACAAGTGTCCCCTACGCAGCAACAGCACCAGCCAATCAG ATCATCCTAAAGTAA
- the LOC129821223 gene encoding muscleblind-like protein 2a isoform X16 gives MALNISSIRDTKWLTLEVCRQFQRGTCSRSDEECKFAHPPKSCQVENGRVIACFDSLKGRCSRENCKYLHPPSHLKTQLEINGRNNLIQQKTAAAMLAQQMHFMIPGTSMQPVPTFNMNQGLGTSPGLSYSPYLTPMTSMSHGMSLMPTEMLPSTPVMVPGSPGVTVQSSNSSSSSPSQKLLRTDKLEVCREFQRGNCARGETDCRFAHPSDSPMIDTSDNTVTVCMDYIKSRCSREKCKYFHPPAHLQAKIKASQHQVNQSAVAAQAAAAAMAFPHGCLQPLPKRQALEKSNGASSFFNPSMLHYQQALANAQLQQTSAFYPAGSVFCMSPATGIVPMMYSATPATVSAATTPATSVPYAATAPANQIILK, from the exons ATGGCTCTGAATATATCTTCGATAAGAGACACAAAATGGCTGACGTTGGAAGTTTGTCGGCAGTTTCAGAGAGGAACTTGCTCACGGAGTGATGAGGAATGCAAATTTGCACACCCACCAAAGAGCTGCCAGGTTGAAAACGGAAGAGTTATTGCCTGCTTTGACTCGCTAAAG GGTCGCTGTTCAAGAGAAAACTGTAAGTACCTTCATCCACCTTCGCATTTAAAAACCCAGCTAGAGATTAACGGACGCAACAACCTCATCCAGCAGAAGACGGCAGCAGCCATGCTGGCCCAGCAGATGCACTTCATGATCCCAGGCACGAGCATGCAGCCTGTA CCTACGTTCAATATGAACCAGGGGCTTGGTACAAGCCCTGGTCTCAGCTACTCTCCATATCTTACACCCATGACCTCTATGAGCCATGGGATGAGCCTGATGCCCACCGAGATGCTCCCCAGTACCCCAGTGATGGTCCCTGGAAGCCCCGGTGTCACAGTCCAGAGCTCCAACtcgtcctcctcttccccctcacaGAAGCTGCTGCGCACCGACAAACTGGAG GTGTGTCGCGAGTTCCAGCGGGGGAACTGTGCGCGAGGCGAGACTGACTGCCGCTTCGCCCACCCCAGCGACAGCCCCATGATCGACACCAGCGACAACACAGTCACCGTCTGCATGGACTACATCAAGTCGCGCTGCTCCAGGGAGAAGTGCAAGTACTTCCACCCCCCTGCTCACTTACAGGCCAAAATCAAAGCCTCTCAACACCAGGTCAACCAATCGGCCGTGGCAGCCCAGGCAGCAGCTGCAGCCATG GCGTTCCCCCATGGCTGCCTGCAGCCCCTACCAAAGAGACAAGCACTGGAGAAGAGCAACGGGGCCAGCTCCTTCTTCAACCCCAGTATGTTGCACTACCAGCAGGCTCTGGCCAATGCACAGCTCCAGCAGACGTCTGCGTTCTATCCCGCAG GGTCAGTGTTTTGCATGTCTCCTGCTACCGGCATTG TACCCATGATGTACAGTGCTACGCCTGCTACTGTCTCTGCAGCAACTACTCCTGCCACAAGTGTCCCCTACGCAGCAACAGCACCAGCCAATCAG ATCATCCTAAAGTAA
- the LOC129821223 gene encoding muscleblind-like protein 2 isoform X19 has product MALNISSIRDTKWLTLEVCRQFQRGTCSRSDEECKFAHPPKSCQVENGRVIACFDSLKGRCSRENCKYLHPPSHLKTQLEINGRNNLIQQKTAAAMLAQQMHFMIPGTSMQPVPTFNMNQGLGTSPGLSYSPYLTPMTSMSHGMSLMPTEMLPSTPVMVPGSPGVTVQSSNSSSSSPSQKLLRTDKLEVCREFQRGNCARGETDCRFAHPSDSPMIDTSDNTVTVCMDYIKSRCSREKCKYFHPPAHLQAKIKASQHQVNQSAVAAQAAAAAMAFPHGCLQPLPKRQALEKSNGASSFFNPSMLHYQQALANAQLQQTSAFYPAVPMMYSATPATVSAATTPATSVPYAATAPANQIILK; this is encoded by the exons ATGGCTCTGAATATATCTTCGATAAGAGACACAAAATGGCTGACGTTGGAAGTTTGTCGGCAGTTTCAGAGAGGAACTTGCTCACGGAGTGATGAGGAATGCAAATTTGCACACCCACCAAAGAGCTGCCAGGTTGAAAACGGAAGAGTTATTGCCTGCTTTGACTCGCTAAAG GGTCGCTGTTCAAGAGAAAACTGTAAGTACCTTCATCCACCTTCGCATTTAAAAACCCAGCTAGAGATTAACGGACGCAACAACCTCATCCAGCAGAAGACGGCAGCAGCCATGCTGGCCCAGCAGATGCACTTCATGATCCCAGGCACGAGCATGCAGCCTGTA CCTACGTTCAATATGAACCAGGGGCTTGGTACAAGCCCTGGTCTCAGCTACTCTCCATATCTTACACCCATGACCTCTATGAGCCATGGGATGAGCCTGATGCCCACCGAGATGCTCCCCAGTACCCCAGTGATGGTCCCTGGAAGCCCCGGTGTCACAGTCCAGAGCTCCAACtcgtcctcctcttccccctcacaGAAGCTGCTGCGCACCGACAAACTGGAG GTGTGTCGCGAGTTCCAGCGGGGGAACTGTGCGCGAGGCGAGACTGACTGCCGCTTCGCCCACCCCAGCGACAGCCCCATGATCGACACCAGCGACAACACAGTCACCGTCTGCATGGACTACATCAAGTCGCGCTGCTCCAGGGAGAAGTGCAAGTACTTCCACCCCCCTGCTCACTTACAGGCCAAAATCAAAGCCTCTCAACACCAGGTCAACCAATCGGCCGTGGCAGCCCAGGCAGCAGCTGCAGCCATG GCGTTCCCCCATGGCTGCCTGCAGCCCCTACCAAAGAGACAAGCACTGGAGAAGAGCAACGGGGCCAGCTCCTTCTTCAACCCCAGTATGTTGCACTACCAGCAGGCTCTGGCCAATGCACAGCTCCAGCAGACGTCTGCGTTCTATCCCGCAG TACCCATGATGTACAGTGCTACGCCTGCTACTGTCTCTGCAGCAACTACTCCTGCCACAAGTGTCCCCTACGCAGCAACAGCACCAGCCAATCAG ATCATCCTAAAGTAA
- the LOC129821223 gene encoding muscleblind-like protein 2a isoform X9, which translates to MALNISSIRDTKWLTLEVCRQFQRGTCSRSDEECKFAHPPKSCQVENGRVIACFDSLKGRCSRENCKYLHPPSHLKTQLEINGRNNLIQQKTAAAMLAQQMHFMIPGTSMQPVVSYSYSVPTFNMNQGLGTSPGLSYSPYLTPMTSMSHGMSLMPTEMLPSTPVMVPGSPGVTVQSSNSSSSSPSQKLLRTDKLEVCREFQRGNCARGETDCRFAHPSDSPMIDTSDNTVTVCMDYIKSRCSREKCKYFHPPAHLQAKIKASQHQVNQSAVAAQAAAAAMTQSTAKAMKRPLEATVDLAFPHGCLQPLPKRQALEKSNGASSFFNPSMLHYQQALANAQLQQTSAFYPADHPKVTYKKGTECQDAPLRGPKQPFCKYYFCSTRELQQPAC; encoded by the exons ATGGCTCTGAATATATCTTCGATAAGAGACACAAAATGGCTGACGTTGGAAGTTTGTCGGCAGTTTCAGAGAGGAACTTGCTCACGGAGTGATGAGGAATGCAAATTTGCACACCCACCAAAGAGCTGCCAGGTTGAAAACGGAAGAGTTATTGCCTGCTTTGACTCGCTAAAG GGTCGCTGTTCAAGAGAAAACTGTAAGTACCTTCATCCACCTTCGCATTTAAAAACCCAGCTAGAGATTAACGGACGCAACAACCTCATCCAGCAGAAGACGGCAGCAGCCATGCTGGCCCAGCAGATGCACTTCATGATCCCAGGCACGAGCATGCAGCCTGTAGTAAGTTACTCATATTCAGTA CCTACGTTCAATATGAACCAGGGGCTTGGTACAAGCCCTGGTCTCAGCTACTCTCCATATCTTACACCCATGACCTCTATGAGCCATGGGATGAGCCTGATGCCCACCGAGATGCTCCCCAGTACCCCAGTGATGGTCCCTGGAAGCCCCGGTGTCACAGTCCAGAGCTCCAACtcgtcctcctcttccccctcacaGAAGCTGCTGCGCACCGACAAACTGGAG GTGTGTCGCGAGTTCCAGCGGGGGAACTGTGCGCGAGGCGAGACTGACTGCCGCTTCGCCCACCCCAGCGACAGCCCCATGATCGACACCAGCGACAACACAGTCACCGTCTGCATGGACTACATCAAGTCGCGCTGCTCCAGGGAGAAGTGCAAGTACTTCCACCCCCCTGCTCACTTACAGGCCAAAATCAAAGCCTCTCAACACCAGGTCAACCAATCGGCCGTGGCAGCCCAGGCAGCAGCTGCAGCCATG ACTCAGTCGACTGCCAAAGCAATGAAGCGACCCCTCGAGGCAACTGTAGACCTG GCGTTCCCCCATGGCTGCCTGCAGCCCCTACCAAAGAGACAAGCACTGGAGAAGAGCAACGGGGCCAGCTCCTTCTTCAACCCCAGTATGTTGCACTACCAGCAGGCTCTGGCCAATGCACAGCTCCAGCAGACGTCTGCGTTCTATCCCGCAG ATCATCCTAAAGTAACCTACAAGAAAGGAACAGAGTGTCAAGACGCTCCCCTTAGAGGCCCTAAACAGCCCTTCTGTAAATACTACTTTTGCTCCACACGAGAACTACAGCAACCTGCATGCTGA
- the LOC129821223 gene encoding muscleblind-like protein 2a isoform X3 — translation MALNISSIRDTKWLTLEVCRQFQRGTCSRSDEECKFAHPPKSCQVENGRVIACFDSLKGRCSRENCKYLHPPSHLKTQLEINGRNNLIQQKTAAAMLAQQMHFMIPGTSMQPVVSYSYSVPTFNMNQGLGTSPGLSYSPYLTPMTSMSHGMSLMPTEMLPSTPVMVPGSPGVTVQSSNSSSSSPSQKLLRTDKLEVCREFQRGNCARGETDCRFAHPSDSPMIDTSDNTVTVCMDYIKSRCSREKCKYFHPPAHLQAKIKASQHQVNQSAVAAQAAAAAMTQSTAKAMKRPLEATVDLAFPHGCLQPLPKRQALEKSNGASSFFNPSMLHYQQALANAQLQQTSAFYPAGSVFCMSPATGIDHPKVTYKKGTECQDAPLRGPKQPFCKYYFCSTRELQQPAC, via the exons ATGGCTCTGAATATATCTTCGATAAGAGACACAAAATGGCTGACGTTGGAAGTTTGTCGGCAGTTTCAGAGAGGAACTTGCTCACGGAGTGATGAGGAATGCAAATTTGCACACCCACCAAAGAGCTGCCAGGTTGAAAACGGAAGAGTTATTGCCTGCTTTGACTCGCTAAAG GGTCGCTGTTCAAGAGAAAACTGTAAGTACCTTCATCCACCTTCGCATTTAAAAACCCAGCTAGAGATTAACGGACGCAACAACCTCATCCAGCAGAAGACGGCAGCAGCCATGCTGGCCCAGCAGATGCACTTCATGATCCCAGGCACGAGCATGCAGCCTGTAGTAAGTTACTCATATTCAGTA CCTACGTTCAATATGAACCAGGGGCTTGGTACAAGCCCTGGTCTCAGCTACTCTCCATATCTTACACCCATGACCTCTATGAGCCATGGGATGAGCCTGATGCCCACCGAGATGCTCCCCAGTACCCCAGTGATGGTCCCTGGAAGCCCCGGTGTCACAGTCCAGAGCTCCAACtcgtcctcctcttccccctcacaGAAGCTGCTGCGCACCGACAAACTGGAG GTGTGTCGCGAGTTCCAGCGGGGGAACTGTGCGCGAGGCGAGACTGACTGCCGCTTCGCCCACCCCAGCGACAGCCCCATGATCGACACCAGCGACAACACAGTCACCGTCTGCATGGACTACATCAAGTCGCGCTGCTCCAGGGAGAAGTGCAAGTACTTCCACCCCCCTGCTCACTTACAGGCCAAAATCAAAGCCTCTCAACACCAGGTCAACCAATCGGCCGTGGCAGCCCAGGCAGCAGCTGCAGCCATG ACTCAGTCGACTGCCAAAGCAATGAAGCGACCCCTCGAGGCAACTGTAGACCTG GCGTTCCCCCATGGCTGCCTGCAGCCCCTACCAAAGAGACAAGCACTGGAGAAGAGCAACGGGGCCAGCTCCTTCTTCAACCCCAGTATGTTGCACTACCAGCAGGCTCTGGCCAATGCACAGCTCCAGCAGACGTCTGCGTTCTATCCCGCAG GGTCAGTGTTTTGCATGTCTCCTGCTACCGGCATTG ATCATCCTAAAGTAACCTACAAGAAAGGAACAGAGTGTCAAGACGCTCCCCTTAGAGGCCCTAAACAGCCCTTCTGTAAATACTACTTTTGCTCCACACGAGAACTACAGCAACCTGCATGCTGA
- the LOC129821223 gene encoding muscleblind-like protein 2a isoform X1, translating to MALNISSIRDTKWLTLEVCRQFQRGTCSRSDEECKFAHPPKSCQVENGRVIACFDSLKGRCSRENCKYLHPPSHLKTQLEINGRNNLIQQKTAAAMLAQQMHFMIPGTSMQPVVSYSYSVPTFNMNQGLGTSPGLSYSPYLTPMTSMSHGMSLMPTEMLPSTPVMVPGSPGVTVQSSNSSSSSPSQKLLRTDKLEVCREFQRGNCARGETDCRFAHPSDSPMIDTSDNTVTVCMDYIKSRCSREKCKYFHPPAHLQAKIKASQHQVNQSAVAAQAAAAAMTQSTAKAMKRPLEATVDLAFPHGCLQPLPKRQALEKSNGASSFFNPSMLHYQQALANAQLQQTSAFYPAGRYISASRLHHPGSVFCMSPATGIDHPKVTYKKGTECQDAPLRGPKQPFCKYYFCSTRELQQPAC from the exons ATGGCTCTGAATATATCTTCGATAAGAGACACAAAATGGCTGACGTTGGAAGTTTGTCGGCAGTTTCAGAGAGGAACTTGCTCACGGAGTGATGAGGAATGCAAATTTGCACACCCACCAAAGAGCTGCCAGGTTGAAAACGGAAGAGTTATTGCCTGCTTTGACTCGCTAAAG GGTCGCTGTTCAAGAGAAAACTGTAAGTACCTTCATCCACCTTCGCATTTAAAAACCCAGCTAGAGATTAACGGACGCAACAACCTCATCCAGCAGAAGACGGCAGCAGCCATGCTGGCCCAGCAGATGCACTTCATGATCCCAGGCACGAGCATGCAGCCTGTAGTAAGTTACTCATATTCAGTA CCTACGTTCAATATGAACCAGGGGCTTGGTACAAGCCCTGGTCTCAGCTACTCTCCATATCTTACACCCATGACCTCTATGAGCCATGGGATGAGCCTGATGCCCACCGAGATGCTCCCCAGTACCCCAGTGATGGTCCCTGGAAGCCCCGGTGTCACAGTCCAGAGCTCCAACtcgtcctcctcttccccctcacaGAAGCTGCTGCGCACCGACAAACTGGAG GTGTGTCGCGAGTTCCAGCGGGGGAACTGTGCGCGAGGCGAGACTGACTGCCGCTTCGCCCACCCCAGCGACAGCCCCATGATCGACACCAGCGACAACACAGTCACCGTCTGCATGGACTACATCAAGTCGCGCTGCTCCAGGGAGAAGTGCAAGTACTTCCACCCCCCTGCTCACTTACAGGCCAAAATCAAAGCCTCTCAACACCAGGTCAACCAATCGGCCGTGGCAGCCCAGGCAGCAGCTGCAGCCATG ACTCAGTCGACTGCCAAAGCAATGAAGCGACCCCTCGAGGCAACTGTAGACCTG GCGTTCCCCCATGGCTGCCTGCAGCCCCTACCAAAGAGACAAGCACTGGAGAAGAGCAACGGGGCCAGCTCCTTCTTCAACCCCAGTATGTTGCACTACCAGCAGGCTCTGGCCAATGCACAGCTCCAGCAGACGTCTGCGTTCTATCCCGCAG GCAGATATATCAGTGCTTCCAGATTACATCATCCAG GGTCAGTGTTTTGCATGTCTCCTGCTACCGGCATTG ATCATCCTAAAGTAACCTACAAGAAAGGAACAGAGTGTCAAGACGCTCCCCTTAGAGGCCCTAAACAGCCCTTCTGTAAATACTACTTTTGCTCCACACGAGAACTACAGCAACCTGCATGCTGA
- the LOC129821223 gene encoding muscleblind-like protein 2a isoform X6 — translation MALNISSIRDTKWLTLEVCRQFQRGTCSRSDEECKFAHPPKSCQVENGRVIACFDSLKGRCSRENCKYLHPPSHLKTQLEINGRNNLIQQKTAAAMLAQQMHFMIPGTSMQPVVSYSYSVPTFNMNQGLGTSPGLSYSPYLTPMTSMSHGMSLMPTEMLPSTPVMVPGSPGVTVQSSNSSSSSPSQKLLRTDKLEVCREFQRGNCARGETDCRFAHPSDSPMIDTSDNTVTVCMDYIKSRCSREKCKYFHPPAHLQAKIKASQHQVNQSAVAAQAAAAAMAFPHGCLQPLPKRQALEKSNGASSFFNPSMLHYQQALANAQLQQTSAFYPAGRYISASRLHHPGSVFCMSPATGIDHPKVTYKKGTECQDAPLRGPKQPFCKYYFCSTRELQQPAC, via the exons ATGGCTCTGAATATATCTTCGATAAGAGACACAAAATGGCTGACGTTGGAAGTTTGTCGGCAGTTTCAGAGAGGAACTTGCTCACGGAGTGATGAGGAATGCAAATTTGCACACCCACCAAAGAGCTGCCAGGTTGAAAACGGAAGAGTTATTGCCTGCTTTGACTCGCTAAAG GGTCGCTGTTCAAGAGAAAACTGTAAGTACCTTCATCCACCTTCGCATTTAAAAACCCAGCTAGAGATTAACGGACGCAACAACCTCATCCAGCAGAAGACGGCAGCAGCCATGCTGGCCCAGCAGATGCACTTCATGATCCCAGGCACGAGCATGCAGCCTGTAGTAAGTTACTCATATTCAGTA CCTACGTTCAATATGAACCAGGGGCTTGGTACAAGCCCTGGTCTCAGCTACTCTCCATATCTTACACCCATGACCTCTATGAGCCATGGGATGAGCCTGATGCCCACCGAGATGCTCCCCAGTACCCCAGTGATGGTCCCTGGAAGCCCCGGTGTCACAGTCCAGAGCTCCAACtcgtcctcctcttccccctcacaGAAGCTGCTGCGCACCGACAAACTGGAG GTGTGTCGCGAGTTCCAGCGGGGGAACTGTGCGCGAGGCGAGACTGACTGCCGCTTCGCCCACCCCAGCGACAGCCCCATGATCGACACCAGCGACAACACAGTCACCGTCTGCATGGACTACATCAAGTCGCGCTGCTCCAGGGAGAAGTGCAAGTACTTCCACCCCCCTGCTCACTTACAGGCCAAAATCAAAGCCTCTCAACACCAGGTCAACCAATCGGCCGTGGCAGCCCAGGCAGCAGCTGCAGCCATG GCGTTCCCCCATGGCTGCCTGCAGCCCCTACCAAAGAGACAAGCACTGGAGAAGAGCAACGGGGCCAGCTCCTTCTTCAACCCCAGTATGTTGCACTACCAGCAGGCTCTGGCCAATGCACAGCTCCAGCAGACGTCTGCGTTCTATCCCGCAG GCAGATATATCAGTGCTTCCAGATTACATCATCCAG GGTCAGTGTTTTGCATGTCTCCTGCTACCGGCATTG ATCATCCTAAAGTAACCTACAAGAAAGGAACAGAGTGTCAAGACGCTCCCCTTAGAGGCCCTAAACAGCCCTTCTGTAAATACTACTTTTGCTCCACACGAGAACTACAGCAACCTGCATGCTGA
- the LOC129821223 gene encoding muscleblind-like protein 2a isoform X13: MALNISSIRDTKWLTLEVCRQFQRGTCSRSDEECKFAHPPKSCQVENGRVIACFDSLKGRCSRENCKYLHPPSHLKTQLEINGRNNLIQQKTAAAMLAQQMHFMIPGTSMQPVVSYSYSVPTFNMNQGLGTSPGLSYSPYLTPMTSMSHGMSLMPTEMLPSTPVMVPGSPGVTVQSSNSSSSSPSQKLLRTDKLEVCREFQRGNCARGETDCRFAHPSDSPMIDTSDNTVTVCMDYIKSRCSREKCKYFHPPAHLQAKIKASQHQVNQSAVAAQAAAAAMAFPHGCLQPLPKRQALEKSNGASSFFNPSMLHYQQALANAQLQQTSAFYPAGSVFCMSPATGIVPMMYSATPATVSAATTPATSVPYAATAPANQIILK, translated from the exons ATGGCTCTGAATATATCTTCGATAAGAGACACAAAATGGCTGACGTTGGAAGTTTGTCGGCAGTTTCAGAGAGGAACTTGCTCACGGAGTGATGAGGAATGCAAATTTGCACACCCACCAAAGAGCTGCCAGGTTGAAAACGGAAGAGTTATTGCCTGCTTTGACTCGCTAAAG GGTCGCTGTTCAAGAGAAAACTGTAAGTACCTTCATCCACCTTCGCATTTAAAAACCCAGCTAGAGATTAACGGACGCAACAACCTCATCCAGCAGAAGACGGCAGCAGCCATGCTGGCCCAGCAGATGCACTTCATGATCCCAGGCACGAGCATGCAGCCTGTAGTAAGTTACTCATATTCAGTA CCTACGTTCAATATGAACCAGGGGCTTGGTACAAGCCCTGGTCTCAGCTACTCTCCATATCTTACACCCATGACCTCTATGAGCCATGGGATGAGCCTGATGCCCACCGAGATGCTCCCCAGTACCCCAGTGATGGTCCCTGGAAGCCCCGGTGTCACAGTCCAGAGCTCCAACtcgtcctcctcttccccctcacaGAAGCTGCTGCGCACCGACAAACTGGAG GTGTGTCGCGAGTTCCAGCGGGGGAACTGTGCGCGAGGCGAGACTGACTGCCGCTTCGCCCACCCCAGCGACAGCCCCATGATCGACACCAGCGACAACACAGTCACCGTCTGCATGGACTACATCAAGTCGCGCTGCTCCAGGGAGAAGTGCAAGTACTTCCACCCCCCTGCTCACTTACAGGCCAAAATCAAAGCCTCTCAACACCAGGTCAACCAATCGGCCGTGGCAGCCCAGGCAGCAGCTGCAGCCATG GCGTTCCCCCATGGCTGCCTGCAGCCCCTACCAAAGAGACAAGCACTGGAGAAGAGCAACGGGGCCAGCTCCTTCTTCAACCCCAGTATGTTGCACTACCAGCAGGCTCTGGCCAATGCACAGCTCCAGCAGACGTCTGCGTTCTATCCCGCAG GGTCAGTGTTTTGCATGTCTCCTGCTACCGGCATTG TACCCATGATGTACAGTGCTACGCCTGCTACTGTCTCTGCAGCAACTACTCCTGCCACAAGTGTCCCCTACGCAGCAACAGCACCAGCCAATCAG ATCATCCTAAAGTAA